TGCTCACCGGCATTTGGGCCAGGGTGAGATTGCGGTAAAAGGATTCCAGGGAGGAAAGTCCCCAAACCGCCAGCCCAAGGAGCAGGATGACCAGAGAGATGATCAAAATTTTGACCCAGTGGTTCATCCAGAACAGATGCAGTCTTGGGATGGGTCTCATGGTGCGTTTTCTCCTCTTTTTTAAAATCTTCAGATGAACAGGCTCCATAACTAGTTAGGAGCTAAAAAGACTAGCGTACACAAGACAACAAGTATAGCACTTTTTTGTAGTGTCCGGGTTTAGTTGACCGCCCTGTTTGTGGTGTGGTAATTTACCCCCTGAAAAATAAGGAGTTGTGAATAATGGCCATACCTATTCAGAAAGTCAAAGCAAGACAGATTATTGATTCCCGCGGCAATCCCACAGTGGAAGTGGATGTCTGGGTTGAGGGAGGGGTTCTGGGGCGCGCGGCTGTTCCCAGCGGCGCTTCCACAGGTGAATTCGAAGCCATTGAGCTTCGGGATGGTGACAAGAGCCGTTACGGGGGCAAGGGCGTAAGCAAGGCGGTGGACAATGTGAACGGCCCCATTGCCAGGGCCGTTCAGGGCGATGACGCAGCGGATCAAAAGGCCCTGGACCAGAAGCTCATCGGGCTCGACGGGACGGAAAACAAGGGCAAGCTGGGCGCCAACGCCATGCTGGGCGTGTCTATGGCCGCGGCAAAGGCTGCGGCGATTTCGCAGAATCAACCGCTCTTTCATTACTTGGGCGGGGACGAGGCGCGCGTGCTGCCTGTGCCGCTCATGAACATCCTCAACGGAGGGGTGCACGCGGACAATAACGTGGACATCCAGGAATTCATGATCATGCCGGTCGGCGCTCCGAGCTTTTCAGAAGCCATGCGCATGGGCTCGGAGACCTTCCATACCTTGAAGAAGATTCTGAAGGGCAAGGGGCTTTCCACTTCCGTGGGCGATGAAGGCGGTTTTGCGCCGGACCTCAAATCCAATGCTCAGGCCATTGAACTCATCCTCGAGGCCATTGAGGCAGCGGGCTACAAGCCCGAGACCGAGATTGCACTGGCCGTGGACGCGGCTGCGAGTTCATTCTATGTGAAAGACCGGCAGGTCTACCGCATGGAAGCGGAGAATCCGCAGGAGAAGAATGCTGCGGAGTTGGTGGCTCTTTACAGCCAGTGGTGCAAGAAGTACCCCATTGTCTCCGTTGAGGACGGGCTGGATGAAGAGGATTGGGCCGGCTGGAAGGAACTCACCGTGGCTTTGGGCGACAAGATT
The DNA window shown above is from Candidatus Omnitrophota bacterium and carries:
- the eno gene encoding phosphopyruvate hydratase, producing the protein MAIPIQKVKARQIIDSRGNPTVEVDVWVEGGVLGRAAVPSGASTGEFEAIELRDGDKSRYGGKGVSKAVDNVNGPIARAVQGDDAADQKALDQKLIGLDGTENKGKLGANAMLGVSMAAAKAAAISQNQPLFHYLGGDEARVLPVPLMNILNGGVHADNNVDIQEFMIMPVGAPSFSEAMRMGSETFHTLKKILKGKGLSTSVGDEGGFAPDLKSNAQAIELILEAIEAAGYKPETEIALAVDAAASSFYVKDRQVYRMEAENPQEKNAAELVALYSQWCKKYPIVSVEDGLDEEDWAGWKELTVALGDKIQLVGDDLFVTNPKRLRRGLDEGIANAILIKLNQIGTLTETLETMRLAADHGYANVVSHRSGETEDTTIAHLAVALNAGQIKTGSICRTDRIAKYNELLRIEELLGDKAIYGGRIWKKVCA